Sequence from the Denticeps clupeoides chromosome 20, fDenClu1.1, whole genome shotgun sequence genome:
tttcatatttataCTCATGATCAGtaagtgtcatgatccggaccggcaggggttactccggatccggaccggagtttcatgttcgtctcgtgtaatgttccctgatcgtgttcacctggtgtatatttatataattgtataaaactatcctgttcgtgtctgttcaccgtcgggtcattgtgcgtgttgatgttcccctgtcttgtgacgtttgtattaaacccctgtcctgtgatcgtgcgaatgcgtcctccttcatcgccatgtccagcccacccgtgacagaatgacccgaccacgtgGACGCAGCTGATCTACGCCCCATTGAGATCCAGggaaccgtggatggtcgggaggacgtctgctccacagatccatgtccaaggttccatgtatggacgtcccccgacaccgccgtctcgtccggattccagcgacgcacctccggtaatcgccagttccccgccatgatccatgtcaggtttttaatcagttccccaagcgtggcagactctcggcggcctacgaaagctaccgtggggtcgagaggatctgtcacgcggtccatgttccccctggcgattctggaggcgggggagtaccgacgaatccgtgcgaccggacctcgatggcctacgaaagctaccgtggggtcgaggagaccggtcgcgcagttcaggtgctcccggcgttaaccgagacgagggaggcggcgaactttccagcgcggcgtaccggagactgaccggagtgacggtgcctgcggactgcggacaggatgccggtcccccacggaccagctttggcccgggcctgacgccgccggtgcaggacaaccgccactcgtccttatggacttctcccccctttcatggaccgttttgtgggcactcccaggtggtagtgcttttagggggggagtactgtcatgatccggaccggcaggggttactccggatccagagtccagaccggagtttcatgttcgtctcgtgtaatgttccctgatcgtgtttacctgctttctatttatataattgtataaaactatcctgttcgtgtctgttcaccgtcgggtcattgtgcgtgttgatgttcccctgtcttgtgaagtttgtattaaacccctgtcctgtgatcgtgcgaatgcgtcctccttcaccgccatgtccagcccacccgtgactaAGAGTCTTACGATCTCACCTTAAGAACATTCGAAGCCAACCCAATGGGGGATGAACTTGTGGTCTGACTGCTGTATTCCTTATTAAGTTTGCTGCACTTCCTCAACTACAGTTATTTTCATATCAAAGATTGAGTTAAGCACTCAAAATTCTCACCCAACAGAAGCTGTTGCATTGTGGGTCCCACCCATAACACGGAAGGCGcttcaacatttattttcccctttttaAGATGTTATCCGGGGCTACAGTGCTGTCGTGGCACCCCTCACCGCACTCACAAAGCCATCTTTCCATCTCACTCTCAAAGCCTTCATTGCCTTCACCACTTTGTGCCAAGtctgcttcttttttattaGGCAGTTCACTTTTACTCTGAGACGTTAAGGGGTGGGGGTCTTGAACTGCTGGCCATCCTGTGGGACCTGTAGGAGTGGCGGAATTGGTTTCAGGGCAGAGTTCATGAGCGCAACTGggttataaaaagaaaaaacattttttttttaatttacatacaGAACTGtctattaatttgtttaaaacCTACATTTAATTTTTGCGTCAAACTCTGCTTTTAAAAGATGATGCAGCTTCATATGTTTAATTTCAGTGTCAGTCAACTGACAAAGCCTACTGCAGCTCTGACATTTGTGAATTCATATggcaaaatgtaaatgctctaaGGTACACTGAGCACTGTTTTTACTGGAACTAACGTAGCACGACTGCATGCAGACCATCCTCCAGAGCTACAGGCACAACACAGAGGCATCAGACAACGAGGGCAAAATGTCAGAGGCTGTGTCTGTCTTTTTGGATACTTTAACCTATGCTGTGCTGAACCTTCCTTTAGCTATTCTCGGACTGCTGGCTAGTTTGTTCTACACATACTGCCTGCGGTTTCCAGGTAAAGAACGCAGTGGATTCAAGCAACCACTGAAAGTGCTGCTGGGAGTCATGACTGGTAGCACAAGTTTTGTCCAAATTCTTGTAATGATTGACGTCATTAAGGGGTTTTTCCTCACACCATGGCAATTTAATTTTGCGATTAAGTGGATCTTGATTTTTGTCATGTCAGTGAACATGAGCACTGCTGTCTGGCTCAATTTTTTCTACTACAGCCAGATTGTTCCTGCCCGACAGCCATTTTTTGTCTGGGTGAAAGGGAATATTAAAACTGTTGTATATGGTGGACTTGGACTATTTTACTTCacgttttttattaatttatgtgcaCAATTTATCTATGTTTATGGTTTTTGGATGATATCAGTGTCAGATGCAACAAACAGCTCTACAGTGATGTACACCTTCTCAGATAAAATGCTGAGCAGACCCCTCTTCCTCAGCGTTGTGATGCAACTTGTACTGTTTTTTGCTCTTTTGGCTGTCTGTGTGATGTCGATTTCAAGCATTGCAACAGTTCGTTACCTGCGGCATCACATGAAGAACATGGAAGTTAGTGGCACCTCCTTCTCGTCACCAAGAATCCGCAGCCAGATGAGGGTAACCATCACAGGCATCGTACAGGAAGTCCTCTATTTCCTGTGCTCTTTGTGGGTGACCATAGACATTTCCTTCTTCCAGAGGAAAGTTTCAACATTCGATCCAAACAGCAACATTCTCATGACTGTCTTCTGTCTGTACTCCTTCGGCACAACCATTAACCTCGGTGTGGGTCAGTCTCAATTCAGGGAGAGGGCTGCTGACCTTTGGCAGACTGTCAGGAAATCTTTTCGGACAGAATAGCAAATAGCTTGAAAGCAACTGAAGGACATAATACTTCATTGTATAAAGATGTATCGCAAAATGTTGCAGTAGattcacacattacacatttgTAAAACGTACTTTGGCTGTGCGTAACATGGCATGAACATGGAAAGGCTTAACTGCTTAACACAGTATGGTGTGAATGTTCGATGTGCACTGATAatgttttgtgtatgtttttctGATGTGTGTAAATACATTTGTTCATAATCTGTACAATTATATTCAGTGGTTTTGAAGCATGTTTCAACATGTTTCTAAGTGTTCAAGTACATTAATCCTCTGataataatcaattaaatgAATTTACTGTTGCCAGTTTTCAAGGCCAGTCAGCTGAAACACAAGATTAAacttacacttacacttacatttacatttacagcatttatcagacgcccttatccagagcgacttacaatcagtatttacagggacagtctccctggagcaactcagtattaagtgtcttgctcagggacacaatggtagtaaaagggatttgaacctgggtcttctggttcataggcgagtgtcacCAGGCTACGATCACCCATCAACGACCTGGTGAGGACTAGGCGCAATAGGACTCACAATAGGTGAATACAATTGGgatcagagcagaaaatatttaCATCATAAAACCGGTACAAGGATTTTGACTACCCCAAagtcacaaaaaatatattttttgtgatatttCACTTGTGATTGGTCTGTAGCTATTTAACAGAACATGTTCctttacagaacatttgttcaatgtaaattaatttagcaGCTTGAATTCAGCCTGCATTTGCATCATGCTACCATTGTCCGTAATAAATTAGCCACATTTCCACAATAGCTGCATCCAGTAAAGATGAACCGGATGGCTGAAGCGAATGAACACAAGAGTAaaaacagtgaagtgaaagtgaagtcatgcTGGAGATAAAAGGGTTcagataaaagaaaaatgtgtctAAAACAACTGAAGCACTTTAATGATCAATGTTAAAACGACAAAgatgtaataaaacattttgatatTTGCAATATAGCAGCAATTAGGTTGCAGCTAGATGTAAACTTTCTTCTGCAATTTACATCTGGTGAGAAGGAGTTACAGAGAACTGGAAATCTGGTAATCACTGAAGCATCAATGTCAGCTAAACAAGGTGCACTATTACAAAGCAAGAGATGAAAAGTGCATGTACATATCACCAGCCGATGAATTTTAGCAGTGTGGCACCAAGAAGCAACTTTAACTTGGCTGATCTGAGATGTTGGAGACCAGTCATGAACTCCAGGCCACAGGATACAACATGCTCATCATTTCTAAATGTATGCTGGAATTGGGCTGTAACTCCATGGGCCATGAGTTATCAGAGCAGGAGTGGCAGGGGAGGATGACATAAGGCAAGGCTGAAGGATGGATGTGACATTAGGAAAAAGTCCTAAGTATGAAACAGCCATGCCAAACTCACACTAATTTCATTCAATAAAAGTAAACAAATATTATAGCACGATAAATGAAAAGGTTATGGCTGATGcagaaatataattataaaatgtgcataaaataaTGTACACAACACATACCTACACTTACAGTACCCATACTTACAGTTTGCTAAATTTGCCTCGATCCTTATTCAGTGCTTTTACCCATGTGCTTGAATATCTTTTAGGGCTCATTAGAAATGAACCTGAATGTTGTGTTTTAGCCTAAATTTAAGATTCATAGACGATATATACTATGTTGAAGGATAGTAAATGGGCATGAATTGGGAAATTAAGCTTAAATGCTTTCaaacttaaaataaattgaTACCAATGTAAAGTTTATAAACAAGTCATTATTTTTATGAGATtagcattacattttaaataaaaaacagacgTTTAATACGTTTAATGATCATAGCTTTGCACCTCCTTTACTCAGTAACAACAATGCTTTACATATTGtgaaaacattgaaataaaaacTCAGAACAATCTCAGAAATAtgttatttacatattacatatttaaaattttctCCTAAACAGAATCAGTTTAGACCCCAATCACAATATGATCTTGCTGTCATCATTCAGGTAATGATACTAAAGACCTACAATCTATACATTGGTCTTCGTGAAATACATAACATACATTGATTTCATGTGATACATACATGGAATTTACAGAAGACTTTAATGAAAAGCTTTCTTAACATTAACCAACATATTAGAAACCCTTTGTCTGAGCACTGCCTGACCAACTCCCAGGTTAATGGTTGTACCAAAGGAATATAGAGTAAAGACTGTCACAAGGATGTGGTTGTTAGGATCAAAGGTTGAAACTGTCTTTTGGAAAAAGCAGATGTTCACCACTATCCATAGAGAGCAAAGGCTGAAAAGTCCTCCTTGTATAATTCCTATGACAGTCACCCTAATCTGACTCCGCAGATGGGGTGATGAGGAGATTCCCACTGCCCCCATACTGCTGATGTGTCGCCGCAGGTAGTCAACTGTAGATAAGCTGGACAAAGTCATCGCCCAGAAAGCAAATACGGCAAAAAACATCTCGAAATACATCAGAGCACTCAGGATGGTGGGTCTCGTCACCGTGCTTTTAGAGGAGTTGTAAAGAACAGTGTCATTTGATAGTGTACTGCTATTTGTTGACGGATTCAGGTAATAATCACTGTTAATGTAGAGAAACTGCACAATGAAATGaatcaaaaagaaaatatgaaaaccTGATAAAAAGCAGTACGTTATGGTTTTCAGGTTCCTCTTCATCCAGATGGAGAATGCGTGTCTGGCAGGAACTATCTGACAGAAGTAGAAGACG
This genomic interval carries:
- the LOC114770642 gene encoding uncharacterized protein LOC114770642, whose protein sequence is MLSIYVLKDFFISYAMLNLSLKWIMIFAMSSNMASSVFLNVFYFCQIVPARHAFSIWMKRNLKTITTVTRPTILSALMYFEMFFAVFAFWAMTLSSLSTVDYLRRHISSMGAVGISSSPHLRSQIRVTVIGIIQGGLFSLCSLWIVVNICFFQKTVSTFDPNNHILVTVFTLYSFGTTINLGVGQAVLRQRVSNMLVNVKKAFH